From the genome of Parabacteroides sp. FAFU027:
TGGAACATATCGGCACGCTCACCGCTTTTGAATTTAGCTTCCGGAATATCTTTCAGGATTTCCGCCATTTGCTCATCGAAGTATTTACCCGGAGTACCGGTTACGATGTAAACAGGTTTCATATCCAACGATACCAGGAACTCTGTCAATGGAACCAATGTGTCAGGGTCACCCCACAAAGCCACACGTTTGCCATAGAAGTATTTTGAGTTGTCAGCGATAAGGTCGATCAGTTTACCACGTTCTTCGGTGATTGCATCAGGTACAGGCACATTGGCATGACGGCTCAAAGAGGTGATGAAACGGTCAGTTGCTTTCAAACCGATTGGGATATCCAATACTTCGAAAGGAACTTTACATTTGTTCTCCATTTTGACACAAGCATCTTCGGTAGTGTATTTACCCAAACCGATAGAGAACTTGCTGTCACCTGTAGTAGCCATGTCTGCCAAAGTAATGCCACCTTTCGGATACATTTCGTAGGTTCCGGTCATCGGAGCATCCAGTACGCCGGTCATATCAGGGAACATCAATGTACGGGTTTCCATTACTGAAGCGAGACGTTTGATCTCTTTCATATCAGCTGGCTCCATCCATCCTGCCACGAGGTTTATCACGTTTCTCTTTTTGGGAGTAGCTACAGCCAGGTGTTTTACGAAAGCTGCAACCTGGTTAGAGTAACCGGTAACGTGTGTTCCCACGTAACTTGGGGTGTTACAGTAGATTACTTTCTTACCATCAGGCACTTTACCGTCTTCATAAGCTTTAGCGATGATCTGAGTCATGTCATCACCGATAGTTTCGGAAAGACAGGTCGTGTGAACAGCTACCACTTCAGGATCGTAAACGCTGAAGATGGTTTCGATTGCTGAAACAAGGTTGGATAAACCACCGAATACAGATGAGCCTTCAGAGAATGAAGAAGTAGAAGCAACCACCGGTTCTTTGAAGTGACGGGTCAAAGCACTTCTGTGGTAAGAACAACATCCCTGAGAACCGTGGCTGTGAGGCAAACATCCGTGAATACCGAGCGCTGCATACATGGCGCCTACTGGTTGACAAGTCTTAGCCGGGTTGATGGTCAACGCTTGTCTGTCTATTTCTTTTGCGGTCGTATGTCGTAGTAACATGATTTTGAAGTTTTGCGTTTTACATTCCTGTGTAATTCTCTGTTCTCCTCCGCTCGTCCCCCTCCTTCAGGGAGAGGGAGAGGCAGAAAGAGAATCTATGTCAGAAAAAAAGCTTCAGGTAAAATGTATCACTGGTTAGTTATACATATATTCTGCTTCTACAATTGCTTCGCTTTCCCAAGGTGCTTTCACCTCTTTCCAGATGGTGGTACAAGCGATCATTTCGATATCGGTGTAGAAGTTGATAGCCCCTTTGAATCCGGCGTAAGGACCGCCGTAATCGTAGCTGTGAAGCTGTTTCAAAGGCACACCCATTTTTTGTACGCAGTATTTTTCTTTGATACCGGCGCAGAACACATCGGGTTTGTAGAGCTCGATCAGTTTTTCCATCTCGTAGTGGCTGAGGTCGTCGATTACCAGGGTACCTTTCTGCATTTGCTTCATCATACCTTCGTATTCGGTGAAGTCCATTCCGTTTGCATCGAGTGCTGCCAATTCCTCTTCAGTTTTGCGAGGGTTGTAGCGAGTTGGATCTTTATCAACTGTAATCTCTTCGATGTTACGGCTGTCTGCGTCGATTTTGATAGTCGGGATGACTCGGCGGCCTTCGTAGTCGTCACGGTGTCCGAACTCGTAACCTGCTGAAAGCGTAGTCATACCCAGCTCTTCGAACAGATCCTGGTAGTGGTGAGCGCGTGATCCACCCACGAAGAGCATCGCTGTTTTGCCTTTGGTTTTAGCCAAAGCTTTAAGACGGGCTGCTTCCACTTCTACCATTTCGTCTGCGATTACCTCTTCCACTTTGTCTTTCAGCTCCTGGTCACCGAAGTACTCAGCAATTTTGCGAAGCATTTTTGCAGTAGAACCGGCACCGATTGGCTGAACTTTAATCCATGGAATACCGAAAGCAGTTTCCATCATCTCAGCCACATAGTTGATCGAACGGTGGCACATTACCATGTTCAGGTCAGCAGTGTGTGCATTTTCGAATGACTGAATGGTAGAGTTACCAGAGAATGTAGAAATCAGGTTGATTCCACATTTTTCGAATACTCTTTCCAATTCGAATGCGTCACCACCGATGTTATATTCACCCAAAAGGTTAACGCGATATTTGAGGCTTCCTCTTACTTCGTCATCACGACCGATCAGGTTTTTGAACAAACCGTTGTTGGCAATGTGGTGACCGGCTGACTGTGATACTCCACGGTAACCTTCGCAAGAGAATCCGAAGATGTTGATTTTGTCCTCACCGATCTCTTCTTTCATGTGGCGGGCGACACGGTGAACGTCGTCACCGATCAAACCAACCGGACAGGTAGAGAAGATTGCGATTGCTTTCGGATGGAACAGTTCGTAAGCTTCACGGATCGCCTGTTTGAGTTTTTCTTCACCACCGAAAACGATGTTAGAATCCTGCATATCGGTTGAGAAACAGTAAGTGATGAAGTTTTCCTCTTGCTCGGTCATTGGCTTAGTCTGGTTACGACGGGTCAACCACGAGTAGAAACCGCAACCGATAGGACCGTGAGTAATGTTGATGATGTCGCGGGTCGGTCCAAGTACCACCCCTTTACATCCTGCGTATGTACATCCGCGCTGAGTGATAGAACCCGGAACTGTACGAACGTTTGCCTGAATTTCGGGAATAGTATCAGGGTCATTTACTAAGATAGCTTTATCCCGCTTCCGAGCGACTTTTTTAGGGTATTTGCTCAATACCTTTTCTTTGAAGGTTTTCAGTTCTTCGACATTGAAACCTTTATCTTTAATTTCTTTTTCCACAACAAAGTCTCCTATGTTAAAATGAATGGTTCGGTTGATGCGCTTTTGGCCTGATTTCTTTTTGGTTTAGCTGAAAGAAGCGGGATACATTTAAAAGTAACCTTCAACCGATGACTTGAAATAATGATTAGTCGAGTGTGATGTCTCCCGTTTCAGCGGTACGCACACGAATTGAATCAGCAGTATCGATAACAAAGATTTTTCCGTCACCGCTTTTACCGGAATTGTTGGCTTTCATCAATGTTTCTACCGCAAGGTCTTTTTTCTCATCAGTAACCACCAGAGTGATCATTCTTTTTGATTTGAGACGGGGAGCGGTTTGGATCAGTTCACGATATTCAGGGTCAGTTGCTTCGATAACTTTTTCAAGGTCACCGTGGCCTTTTCCACGACCTAATACCGACATTGCTGTAAATGAAGGAAGTCCCGCATCAGATAGCAATTGTTTGGTTTCAGTCATTTTGGCAATTCGTATGATAGCAAGAATTAATTTCATAATCTAATTGAGTTTGTAAAGCTAAGAGTGAGCGGATAGCCTGGATGCTGCCGGTCCGCATCCTCTTTGCTTCGGATTAATTAATCTCTTTTACCACTTGAGATAGTGTAAGATTCCTCTACCGGAGTAACGAAGATCTTACCGTCTCCGAATTGTCCTTTATCACCGGAACGGGCAGCCCCTAAGATGGTCTCTACCACAAAATCCTTGTCGCTTTCTTTGATTACGATCATCAGCATCTCTTTAGGAAGTTCATCGTAAGTAACATCTCCTACTTTCAAACCACGCTGTTTACCACGACCGAAAACTGATAATTTTGTTACTGCCGGAAAGCCTGCATTAAACAATGCTTTCATTACTGCTGGTGACTTCTCCGGACGAACGATAGCTCTTAATAAATACATGTAATTGTCTCCTTTTCTTTTAATTAGTAATAGATTGGGTCCCCATTAACCGGTCTTTTATTTTATCCCGAAACTCAATACAATTCCAGGCCGTGATGAATCCTATAACACAGCAGTAAAAAGCTTCAGTAAGACGATTGATTATTCTTGTGAGGATGATCAGCCAATCAGGACGGGGCCATCGGCTAGCCCCGGGCGATTGACATGATGAATATAATTAGTTCATAATTCCGAAGCCGATCAACAGGTCTTCCAGTTCCTGGATTGAAAGCGGGTTAGGAATTACGTGCATGGTGTTTGAATTAATTTTAGTTGCCAAAGCACGATATTCGTCAGCTTGTGCGTGTTCAGGAGCGTAGTCAATTACAGTCTGACGGTTGATTTCAGCGTGCTGAACCATGTTGTCACGAGGAACGAAGTGAATCATTTGAGTACCCAGTCTTTTAGCGAACTCTATAATCATGTTAGCTTCGTTGTCCACTTTACGGGAGTTACAAATCAAACCACCCAGACGAACATCACCTACTTTGCCGAATTTAGCGATTGATTTACAGATGTTGTTTGCAGCATACATTGCCATCATCTCACCTGAACATACGATGTAAACTTCCTGAGCTTTACCGTCGCGGATCGGCATTGCGAAACCACCACATACAACGTCACCCAATACATCATAGAATACATAATCCAGTTTTTTGTCATCATCGTAAGCGCCCAACTGCTCAAGCAAGTTGATTGAAGTGATGATACCACGACCAGCGCAACCTACACCCGGTTCAGGACCACCTGATTCCACACAGCTTGTGTTTTTGAATCCTTCTTTCATTACATCATCCAATTCTACATCTTCACCTTCATCGCGAAGAGTATCCAGTACGGTTTTCTGAGCAAGACCGTGAAGAAGCAGACGAGTAGAGTCAGCCTTAGGGTCACAACCCACAACCATTACTTTTTTTCCCATTTCAGCCAAACCGGCTACAGTGTTTTGAGTAGTTGTACTTTTACCAATACCACCTTTTCCATAAATTGCAATCTTTCTCATAACCTTAAAAATTTAGTTTTCTACCTTGTGTAAAGAATTGATTTCACTTATGAAAAGACAAAGCGCGTGCCAAACCGGACACGCGCTTCATTTTTTATCGAAAGTTTTTCCTAAGTAACTGAGAGTCAGAGATAAAAAAAAAACCAAGAAAATCATATTGACAGCCCAACAAATAATAAACCAATCACAATGTAACATTAAAGAAGCTTTTTCTACCATTTTGTAGGAGTAATAACCGATTCTATTTTCACATTGTCAATTTTAATAATTCCGGTTGCCAATCTACGGATTTCATCTTTATCGTGGCTTACCATCAGCGTGGTTGCCTGTATCAAATGATGGGCTTTGGCAATTTCATCCTGTAGGGCGAGTCGCATTTCATAGTCTAAAGCCGACAAAGGCTCATCAAGCAGCAACACCTCAGGCTGGCGAACCAGTGCACGGGCCAAAGCTACCCGCTGTTTTTGTCCCCCGGAGAGTTTCCCGGGCTTTTGCCGACGTAGATTGTCCAGATCAAAGGCTTCCATCAGGGCATCCGCCATGCTATAGTCTTTTTTATCGAGGGCAAAATGGATATTTCCCTCTACCGTCATATTCGGAAACAGGGCGTAATCCTGAAACATAAAACCGACATTACGTTTCTGTGGCGCCAGATTTACCTTTTTGTAGGAATTAAATACGGTAGTTTCACCTATCCGTATGATTCCCTTATCGGGCTGAAACAATCCGGCCACCATCCTGAGCAACGTTGTTTTTCCCGAACCGGAACGTCCGAACAGACAAACCAGTTCGTTGGTCGGTATCTCTAAGCAAACCTCCAGCTTTCGCGGGCCTTCGGAAGTGTGCATCTTGCGTTCTACATCTATGTATATCATTTACATTTACAATTTAGTCATTTACAATTTACCCTTTCCCGAAAGAAGGTTATCGAAACCTCTTATTCACACTATATATAATAGTAAGCAATACAAACGACAGAATAAAGAGGATGAATGCATACTGATTCGCCACTTCATAATTGAGCGCCTGCACCTCGTCATAAATAGCAATAGAGGCAACCCGGGTTTCTCCCGGCATATTGCCTCCGACCATCAACACAATACCGAACTCTCCGATGCAGTGGGCAAAGGTCATGGCCACTGCGGTCACAATAGAAGGTTTGATATTGGGCAATAATACCCGGAAGAAGGTGGTAACTTTTGATTTTCCCAATGTATAGGAGGCTTCACGCAGGCTATCCGGTAATGCCATCAATCCGTTTTGCAGCGGTTGAATCATAAAAGGCAAGCCAAACAGTACACTCGCCACCAATACTCCCTGGAAGGTAAAGGCTAACCTGAAATCGAAATGATTCTCCAGAAATCCGCCGAAACCATGTTGCGGGCTGAATGCTACCAACAGATAATACCCCATCACCGTGGGGGGCAATACCATCGGCATACAGATCAAGGCCTCAACCACCGACTTTAACGGAAAGCGATTGAATGATAGCCAGTATGCAACCGGCATGCCGATGATAAATAATATCAGTGTCGTAGCACCGGCCAGTTTACCGGTCAGTAGCAGGGTTTCGATAAATTCGGGAGACATCATGTTTCTTGTTTTGTTGAGAATAAAAGATTGGCACACAGATGACACAGATTTGAACTGATGGACACAGATAAGAAAGAAAATCCATAAAAATCCGTGCTCCGCAGTATCTGTGTCATCCTTTTACTTTATTATTCTACAATTGATTCTTTTTCGCTTGGCAATCTAAAACCAAAGTTCTTAAATATATTACGGGCATCAGGCATTGATACAAATTTCGCAAAATCATACGCTAACTTATTATTTTTGGCTGGTTTCAGCATTACAAAAGCTTGCTTCAATGGAGAATGAGATTTACTGTCAATAAGAAGATATTTGCCTTTACCTTTCATGGCCGGCGCACATGTAAGTGACAGGGCTATAAATCCGATTTCTGCATTACCGGATGTAACGTATTGTGCCGTTTGTGAAATATTATCACCCAAAATAAGCTTCTCTTTTATCTTATCATATAGTTTATAATACTTCAGACACTCTTCGGCACGTTTACCATACGGAGCATGCTCCGGATTAGCAATGGCGATTTTTGAAACTTTAGAATCTAACACGGCATTCATACCTGCTTTCAGGTCAATGGTGTTACTCCAAAGGGTTAGGTATCCGATTGCATAAAGTTTCGGTTTAGAAATTGTAAACCCTAATTCTTTTAGTCTTTTCGGATAACTGATATCTGCCGAAAAATAGAGTTCGTATTCCGCCCCATTTGAGATTTGTTGAAATGCATTTCCCGACGAACCGTAAGTGACTTGAATATCCGCACCAGGCTTCTTTTGCTTGTAAAGTTCTACAACTTTGTCCATCGCATAGCGTAAATCAGCTGCCGCAGCAATACGGACTTTTTGTGCAGTAGCACTTAGTTGGATGGCTAATGCCGCTATAAGTAATAATGTGATTCGTTTCATAAGTCAGTATTTATTTAGATGATCATTATTTCACGTTAAGAAATGCAGGTTTAAATGTCAGCATCACGTAAGCCCAGGTAGGAGTATCGACTTTGGTTGTTATTTTTTTTGCTATTTTCACCGCATCAGTCAGGAAATAAGTGCTGTAACCGCCCTGAACAGAAAACTCAGGAGACACATCATAATTAACCGTCAGGTCAAGCTCAGAGCCTAAATCCTTATTACCGGCAGACGGACGTTTCGCCAAATCAAATTTGTGGAAAGTGAGATCAGCTTTTAATTTCTCCAACGGTTTGGTCTCGATCCCGAAATAGAGGTCCGAAAGCCCCTGAGCAGGCGGTGTTGTCCAGTATTCCATTGAGCCATTGAAGGAGTGATTCGTTCCATACAATTTATTAAAAGTATAGCTGCGGTTCGATGCTGTTGCTGCACTTGAACCGGAATAATAGTCTTCCCCGACATTCAACGCAATCATTTTGTTGATTTTCCCCTGTAATTTTCCGGCAAGAAGGAACCCTTCCAGTTTCTTATATGAGGTTGAATTATCGTATCCATATTGGTAGTATCCGGTCAGGTAACTATTTACAGGAAAATCAGGATTATTAAACCAAAGGTTTCCTCCCAATGTATTCCTGAAAGCCAGGTATCGCAATGCGCTTGCTTTTGTCATGCTTTGGAAACCTTCATTTACCCAAAGCGCTGAAGCGCCAAGGCTACCTATGCTGCGGGTCATCCACAGGTAATTCATTGTTTTATAAGTCGTCTTATAAGCCGTTTCTATCTGAACATCACTACCGTTGTTCCAGGCACTCCCAAGATGGGCAATGAAGTTTGTCGTGGTATATTTCATCAACAACACGTCATGTGCATTACCGGTATTGCTCCAGTTACTGGCCGAAAATATCCGCTTATCGTCATACTCCAGTGCCTGACGTCCCATTGCCAGGGAGATACCCGGTGCAAACAAATATTCACCCCACGCCTCATAAATGCCGGTCGCATTGGTTGCCGAGGTACTTGTGGAAGTAGAAGTGCTTTTGTAGGTAGTACCGGAGGTGGTAGTCGTCGCAGCAGTTGTGGTTGACGTCGTGGTGGTAGTGGTTGTTGCAACCTGTGTTCCCGGCGCCGTTTGTCCGTAAGTACGGGTATCCTGCAAGGTTATCTTCGCTTTAAATACATTGGAGGTATAGGCCAAATTCAACCGGGTACGCAAATTTGTTACCAATGCTGCATCCGTTGAATCAACTACCGGAGACTTAAATCCGTCCCGCATTTCAGTCCGGGTACGGATTTCGCCTCCGATTTTTACAGCCTGAGCAAATATGGTCCCGCTCACCATACAGAATAAAATCAGGATAGTACCTATTGTGGAAAATCTTGTGTTCATAATCGTAATTGTTTTTAGTTCAAGAATCTATCTGAAAATCATTTCCTCCGGAGAAACAACTTTGGGTTTTAAGTTTTACGTATTACGTTCTTGAAATCAACCTGTGTCATCAGCGTGCCAATCCATTCGTTATAAGGAAAAAAGATAACGCAAGGCAAACGAAAAATCAGAAGATGCACAGCAGCAGTTCTTCTCCCAATTTTCGGGTCTGCTCAGAATGTTGAGCGACCAACCGGTCAAAACGGAAAATAATATCTATTCCGAATTTAGTTAACTCCGCTCCTCCCCCGTTCGTTCCACCGCGTTTGCGAATGACCAACGGTACAGGCGACAACAGATTCATTTGCTGTATGAAGTTCCAGGCCTGCTGGTATGACATTCCCATCTCTTTGGAAGCTGCAAGCATCGAGCCGGTCGTTGCAACTCTTTTAAGCAGCTCCACCCGTTTGGGGTTCAGAAAGCAGACACCATCCTTACTGATTTCGAGGGAAGAATTTATTGTAAAGGGAATTCGCATACGTTATTCATTTGCCTAAATAACGGCAACAATCGTGCCAGAAACGTAATCAACTGAGACCCAATAACAATTACTATTTGACCCCAGGAAGATTCTAAAACGTTTATGTAACATTGTGATATTCAACCGCACAAAAATGTAGGAATTCGAAGCGAATTGGCTTTTTAATAGACAAATAGCGCTGTTTCCGGGGTAGAAGGTTGTAAAGCCGCAATAATCTTACTATTTTCGCAAAAATGGGAGTAAGCTAACAACTTACCCCCATATTTATATATATAACCAATAAAAAAAGAAGCCTATGCGTCAACACAAAAACCTTCTCTATTACATCACGACTATCGTGGGATTTTCGTTGATGATTTATTATGTAGTGACAAGCGGCAAAATACTGGAAACCGGCAGACCTATTCATACCCTGCCCTCCTCCATGCTTTCACACTGGGATATGGCGGTGCAGACGCTGACTGAAAATCTCACCCACCCGTTATCCATACTACTACTTCAGATTGTGGTGATTATCGTGGTAGCCCGCTTCTTTGCTTTTATCTGTCAGAAAATTGGCCAACCGACCGTTATCGGTGAGATTCTGGCCGGTATATTCCTGGGGCCTTCATTTTTTGGCCACCATTTTCCCGAATTATCCAAATTTATTTTCCCTGCGGCATCATTGGGAAACCTTCAGTTTCTGAGTCAGATCGGATTGGTGCTCTTCATGTTTATCGTGGGCATGGAGCTTGACCTGAAGGTACTTAAGAATAAAGCCCAGAATGCGATTATCATCAGCCACGCCAGTATCGTGTTGCCATTTGCACTCGGTATGGGGCTGGCCTACTACATCTATAAGGATTTTGCTCCGGAGCATGCCTCATTCCTCTCCTTCGCCCTCTTTTTGGGAATTGCGATGAGTATCACGGCATTTCCGGTTTTGGCCCGCATCGTACAGGAGCGCGGCCTTTCCAAAACCAAAATCGGTGCGATGGTCATCACCTGCGCCGCAGCCGATGATATCACGGCCTGGTGTTTGCTGGCGGCTGTGATTGCCGTTGTCAAAGCAGGCAGTATGCTGAGTGCGCTTTACACGATCGCTATGGCGGTCGGTTATGTATTGGTGATGTTTCTGATTGTACGACCTTTCTACAAACGCCTCGGTGAGCAATACACCAATAAGGAATACCTGAGCAAACCGGTAGTGGGCATCTTCTTTATCATGCTCTTTATCTCGGCATATACGACCGAAACCATTGGTATCCACGCCCTCTTCGGCGCTTTCGTGGCCGGGGTAATCATGCCTACGAATATCTCTTTCCGTAATATTTTTGTGGAAAAGGTGGAAGATATATCGTTACTGCTCTTGTTACCGCTATTCTTCGTATTCACCGGTTTGCGTACTGAAATCGGTCTCCTAAACGAACCTTATCTCTGGAAAGTTACCGGTTTTATCATTCTGGTAGCGGTAGTTGGTAAGTTTGTGGGAAGTGCACTGTCGGCAAAGTTTGTCGGACAGACCTGGCGCGAGAGCCTTACCATCGGCGCCCTGATGAATACCCGCGGACTGATGGAGCTTGTCGTGCTCAATATCGGTTACGACCTCGGTGTACTGGGTCCGACAATATTTGCC
Proteins encoded in this window:
- a CDS encoding nitrogenase component 1 yields the protein MLLRHTTAKEIDRQALTINPAKTCQPVGAMYAALGIHGCLPHSHGSQGCCSYHRSALTRHFKEPVVASTSSFSEGSSVFGGLSNLVSAIETIFSVYDPEVVAVHTTCLSETIGDDMTQIIAKAYEDGKVPDGKKVIYCNTPSYVGTHVTGYSNQVAAFVKHLAVATPKKRNVINLVAGWMEPADMKEIKRLASVMETRTLMFPDMTGVLDAPMTGTYEMYPKGGITLADMATTGDSKFSIGLGKYTTEDACVKMENKCKVPFEVLDIPIGLKATDRFITSLSRHANVPVPDAITEERGKLIDLIADNSKYFYGKRVALWGDPDTLVPLTEFLVSLDMKPVYIVTGTPGKYFDEQMAEILKDIPEAKFKSGERADMFQMHQWIKQEGVDLLIGNTYGKYIARDENVPFVRLGFPVTDRPGFNFFPFTGYTGAANLAIKILEAFLDHKDRTCPEEKFELVL
- the nifD gene encoding nitrogenase molybdenum-iron protein alpha chain is translated as MEKEIKDKGFNVEELKTFKEKVLSKYPKKVARKRDKAILVNDPDTIPEIQANVRTVPGSITQRGCTYAGCKGVVLGPTRDIINITHGPIGCGFYSWLTRRNQTKPMTEQEENFITYCFSTDMQDSNIVFGGEEKLKQAIREAYELFHPKAIAIFSTCPVGLIGDDVHRVARHMKEEIGEDKINIFGFSCEGYRGVSQSAGHHIANNGLFKNLIGRDDEVRGSLKYRVNLLGEYNIGGDAFELERVFEKCGINLISTFSGNSTIQSFENAHTADLNMVMCHRSINYVAEMMETAFGIPWIKVQPIGAGSTAKMLRKIAEYFGDQELKDKVEEVIADEMVEVEAARLKALAKTKGKTAMLFVGGSRAHHYQDLFEELGMTTLSAGYEFGHRDDYEGRRVIPTIKIDADSRNIEEITVDKDPTRYNPRKTEEELAALDANGMDFTEYEGMMKQMQKGTLVIDDLSHYEMEKLIELYKPDVFCAGIKEKYCVQKMGVPLKQLHSYDYGGPYAGFKGAINFYTDIEMIACTTIWKEVKAPWESEAIVEAEYMYN
- a CDS encoding P-II family nitrogen regulator; the protein is MKLILAIIRIAKMTETKQLLSDAGLPSFTAMSVLGRGKGHGDLEKVIEATDPEYRELIQTAPRLKSKRMITLVVTDEKKDLAVETLMKANNSGKSGDGKIFVIDTADSIRVRTAETGDITLD
- a CDS encoding P-II family nitrogen regulator, with product MYLLRAIVRPEKSPAVMKALFNAGFPAVTKLSVFGRGKQRGLKVGDVTYDELPKEMLMIVIKESDKDFVVETILGAARSGDKGQFGDGKIFVTPVEESYTISSGKRD
- the nifH gene encoding nitrogenase iron protein encodes the protein MRKIAIYGKGGIGKSTTTQNTVAGLAEMGKKVMVVGCDPKADSTRLLLHGLAQKTVLDTLRDEGEDVELDDVMKEGFKNTSCVESGGPEPGVGCAGRGIITSINLLEQLGAYDDDKKLDYVFYDVLGDVVCGGFAMPIRDGKAQEVYIVCSGEMMAMYAANNICKSIAKFGKVGDVRLGGLICNSRKVDNEANMIIEFAKRLGTQMIHFVPRDNMVQHAEINRQTVIDYAPEHAQADEYRALATKINSNTMHVIPNPLSIQELEDLLIGFGIMN
- a CDS encoding ATP-binding cassette domain-containing protein, which gives rise to MIYIDVERKMHTSEGPRKLEVCLEIPTNELVCLFGRSGSGKTTLLRMVAGLFQPDKGIIRIGETTVFNSYKKVNLAPQKRNVGFMFQDYALFPNMTVEGNIHFALDKKDYSMADALMEAFDLDNLRRQKPGKLSGGQKQRVALARALVRQPEVLLLDEPLSALDYEMRLALQDEIAKAHHLIQATTLMVSHDKDEIRRLATGIIKIDNVKIESVITPTKW
- the modB gene encoding molybdate ABC transporter permease subunit, whose product is MMSPEFIETLLLTGKLAGATTLILFIIGMPVAYWLSFNRFPLKSVVEALICMPMVLPPTVMGYYLLVAFSPQHGFGGFLENHFDFRLAFTFQGVLVASVLFGLPFMIQPLQNGLMALPDSLREASYTLGKSKVTTFFRVLLPNIKPSIVTAVAMTFAHCIGEFGIVLMVGGNMPGETRVASIAIYDEVQALNYEVANQYAFILFILSFVLLTIIYSVNKRFR
- the modA gene encoding molybdate ABC transporter substrate-binding protein, coding for MKRITLLLIAALAIQLSATAQKVRIAAAADLRYAMDKVVELYKQKKPGADIQVTYGSSGNAFQQISNGAEYELYFSADISYPKRLKELGFTISKPKLYAIGYLTLWSNTIDLKAGMNAVLDSKVSKIAIANPEHAPYGKRAEECLKYYKLYDKIKEKLILGDNISQTAQYVTSGNAEIGFIALSLTCAPAMKGKGKYLLIDSKSHSPLKQAFVMLKPAKNNKLAYDFAKFVSMPDARNIFKNFGFRLPSEKESIVE
- a CDS encoding alginate export family protein, with product MNTRFSTIGTILILFCMVSGTIFAQAVKIGGEIRTRTEMRDGFKSPVVDSTDAALVTNLRTRLNLAYTSNVFKAKITLQDTRTYGQTAPGTQVATTTTTTTSTTTAATTTTSGTTYKSTSTSTSTSATNATGIYEAWGEYLFAPGISLAMGRQALEYDDKRIFSASNWSNTGNAHDVLLMKYTTTNFIAHLGSAWNNGSDVQIETAYKTTYKTMNYLWMTRSIGSLGASALWVNEGFQSMTKASALRYLAFRNTLGGNLWFNNPDFPVNSYLTGYYQYGYDNSTSYKKLEGFLLAGKLQGKINKMIALNVGEDYYSGSSAATASNRSYTFNKLYGTNHSFNGSMEYWTTPPAQGLSDLYFGIETKPLEKLKADLTFHKFDLAKRPSAGNKDLGSELDLTVNYDVSPEFSVQGGYSTYFLTDAVKIAKKITTKVDTPTWAYVMLTFKPAFLNVK
- a CDS encoding winged helix-turn-helix domain-containing protein; the protein is MRIPFTINSSLEISKDGVCFLNPKRVELLKRVATTGSMLAASKEMGMSYQQAWNFIQQMNLLSPVPLVIRKRGGTNGGGAELTKFGIDIIFRFDRLVAQHSEQTRKLGEELLLCIF
- a CDS encoding cation:proton antiporter; amino-acid sequence: MRQHKNLLYYITTIVGFSLMIYYVVTSGKILETGRPIHTLPSSMLSHWDMAVQTLTENLTHPLSILLLQIVVIIVVARFFAFICQKIGQPTVIGEILAGIFLGPSFFGHHFPELSKFIFPAASLGNLQFLSQIGLVLFMFIVGMELDLKVLKNKAQNAIIISHASIVLPFALGMGLAYYIYKDFAPEHASFLSFALFLGIAMSITAFPVLARIVQERGLSKTKIGAMVITCAAADDITAWCLLAAVIAVVKAGSMLSALYTIAMAVGYVLVMFLIVRPFYKRLGEQYTNKEYLSKPVVGIFFIMLFISAYTTETIGIHALFGAFVAGVIMPTNISFRNIFVEKVEDISLLLLLPLFFVFTGLRTEIGLLNEPYLWKVTGFIILVAVVGKFVGSALSAKFVGQTWRESLTIGALMNTRGLMELVVLNIGYDLGVLGPTIFAMMILMALTTTFMTGPALSLIGLIFPEKKKKPQTRNIRQKEHYKVLLAVGNPHSGKPLIRLAQGFTGKEIDQSDITVLHLSPSNDLNPHNIDEFEKESFRQIKHEAKLLDLPVTTMFKAAGDIEREISHTANQNDFDLLLIGVGPSIYEGTLLGKVLGFTSSFIMPDRLYGKITGRDKLYDTAGLGDRTIRIMKGCDVPVGVFLNNKFEHLEHVLIPFITESDSFLLDYAERLLQHSNATIALIDLNQYMQKSKEHNGRLNKMKQTAPERITLFSNHSFENNLLPRQCLMIISFESWKQVMENRFEGLSDKSSILIIKNN